From a single Gadus morhua chromosome 3, gadMor3.0, whole genome shotgun sequence genomic region:
- the serping1 gene encoding plasma protease C1 inhibitor has translation MRQLTSDAFGSSVNMRYQTIFVFVLQLLFERCWSLKFHAAAGSTLVLPCFPSERGIDQLPILWKHNGKGIVPSPNFKFEQNSMFLSVSKITPASEGVYECFAREENIVWMNTHTITVEKLTAYTLKINEGWDINLMCMRPAHLQSDTYAQWYKVSPDGNTSLLRPSDGMEEDGANRVEWVFGSPGNNDQSITIKDPVVGDSGLYRCESVNGSIFSAIQLIVEVAPTAAPHSCAGFLSAGEPCLDTDNRSGRAILKESLAEFSTSLYHHLQQLSPSGNLLYSPISIGSLLTHLLLGARGATRGKLENALRLPREFHCVHLQMARMRNDLHGSLNMASQIFHNPNLTLTKSFLNQTLKFYSSQPAPLLADGLANARMINSWVSQHTQNTITHLLDTLDPDTQLLLLNAVAFRGRWKTKFESGNQTAVFTKLNGDTETVPVLYSSQHSASNKYIPELKAQVMLFPLTGQTSLYILLPRTHSLSDLQQLEEGLSDRSLALMMEALRSSPPEIIEVTLPKIRLDLQTDMSTLLRKLDLSELFEGPNLCGLHAEGPVRLDGARHQAFLALTEEGVEAGAATATIFSRSFPAFSATRPFVLLLWSDKANMPLFMGRVTQP, from the exons ATGAGGCAGCTCACGTCTGATGCTTTTGGAAGTTCTGTCAAT ATGAGATATCAAaccatatttgtgtttgtgctacAGCTCCTCTTTGAG CGTTGTTGGTCATTAAAGTTCCATGCTGCAGCTGGTTCCACACTGGTACTGCCCTGTTTTCCAAGTGAAAGAGGCATCGACCAGTTGCCCATTTTGTGGAAACACAATG GAAAAGGCATTGTTCCTTCTCCAAACTTCAAGTTCGAGCAGAACAGCATGTTCCTCTCCGTATCTAAAATCACTCCCGCCAGTGAGGGAGTCTATGAGTGTTTTGCCCGGGAGGAAAACATAGTGTGGATGAACACACATACCATTACAGTAGAGA AACTGACAGCCTACACCCTGAAGATAAACGAAGGCTGGGACATCAACCTGATGTGCATGAGACCAGCCCACCTTCAGTCAGACACCTACGCTCAGTGGTACAAGGTCAGCCCCGATGGCAACACAAGTCTGCTCAGGCCCAGTGACGGCATGGAGGAAGACGGCGCCAACAGAGTGGAGTGGGTGTTCGGCAGTCCGGGCAACAATGACCAGAGTATCACCATCAAAGACCCCGTTGTGGGGGACAGCGGATTGTACCGCTGTGAATCCGTCAACGGGAGCATATTCAGCGCCATCCAGCTCATCGTGGAAG TTGCCCCTACGGCGGCTCCCCACTCGTGCGCGGGCTTCCTCTCAGCCGGGGAGCCCTGCCTGGACACGGACAACCGCTCCGGGAGGGCCATCCTGAAGGAGTCTCTCGCCGAGTTCTCCACGAGCCTCTACCACCATCTACAGCAGCTCAGCCCCTCTGGGAATCTGCTCTACTCTCCCATTAGCATCGGCAGCCTGTTGACGCACCTGTTGCTCG GGGCGCGTGGCGCCACCCGCGGCAAGCTGGAGAACGCGCTGCGCCTGCCGCGAGAATTCCACTGCGTTCACCTGCAGATGGCCAGAATGAGGAACGATCTCCACGGATCCCTGAACATGGCCTCGCAGATCTTCCACAACCCAA ACCTGACCCTCACTAAGTCCTTCCTCAATCAGACTCTGAAGTTCTACTCCAGCCAGCCGGCCCCCCTGCTGGCCGACGGCCTGGCTAACGCCCGGATGATCAACAGCTGGGTCTCTCAGCACACCCAGAACACCATCACCCACCTGCTGGACACCCTGGACCCTGACACACAGCTGCTCCTGCTCAACGCCGTCGCCttcaggg gccgGTGGAAGACCAAGTTCGAGAGTGGGAACCAGACGGCAGTGTTCACCAAGCTGAACGGAGACACGGAGACGGTTCCTGTCCTCTACAGCTCCCAGCACAGCGCCTCCAACAAGTACATCCCTGAGCTCAAGGCCCAG GTGATGCTGTTCCCTCTCACAGGGCAGACCAGCCTGTACATCCTGCTGCCCAGGACCCACAGCCTCTCTGACCtccagcagctggaggaggggcTTAGCGACCGCTCACTGGCCCTCATGATGGAGGCTCTGCGGAGCTCCCCCCCGGAGATCATCGAGGTCACCCTCCCCAAGATCCGGCTGGACCTGCAGACGGACATGAGCACACTGCTCAGGAAGCTAG acCTGTCGGAGCTCTTTGAGGGCCCCAACCTGTGTGGGCTCCATGCGGAGGGCCCTGTGCGTCTGGACGGGGCCCGTCACCAGGCCTTCCTGGCCCTgacggaggagggggtggaggccgGAGCCGCCACAGCCACCATCTTCTCCCGCAGCTTCCCCGCTTTCTCCGCCACACGGCCCTTCGTCCTGCTGCTGTGGAGTGACAAGGCCAACATGCCGCTGTTCATGGGGAGGGTGACCCAgccctga
- the tmem134 gene encoding transmembrane protein 134, protein MATQFSIDDAFVLDGEEDVAVSDGEREGWNSREKDREAAGEMTFGPLSFTKPQSHPSPATAGSADHSNLKYQNLENEDVLGSSGHSSFNNFFKISDPSNLSYCSSQWSFSTLSSVTHLSAHCCGWMSHPLVKKNYRVVLASFLLLITGVALIFTGIVIQLNPDAGVSSAIFFVPGFLLFIPGVYHVTYISCAVHGRRGFKFFYLPYFEK, encoded by the exons ATGGCAACGCAGTTCAGCATCGATGACGCGTTCGTTCTGGACGGAGAAGAGGATGTGGCGGTGTCCGACGGAGAACGGGAAGGATGGAATAGTCGAGAAAAGGACAGAGAAGCAGCAGGAGAGATGACATTTGGTCCCTTGTCTTTCACGAAACCTCAGAGCCACCCCTCGCCGGCAACCGCCGGCTCTGCAGACCACAGCAATCTCAAGTATCAG AATCTAGAAAATGAGGACGTTTTGGGAAGCAGTGGGCATTCCTCGTTCAACAACTTCTTTAAAATCAG TGACCCTTCCAACCTGTCTTACTGTAGCTCGCAGTGGTCTTTCAGTACCCTGAGCTCCGTCACCCACCTCTCCGCACACTGCTGCGG GTGGATGTCTCACCCGCTTGTCAAGAAGAACTACAGAGTTGTCCTGGCTTCGTTCCTCCTGCTCATCACTGGAGTTG CCCTTATTTTTACAGGCATTGTAATCCAGTTAAACCCAGACGCAG GTGTTTCAAGTGCGATTTTCTTTGTTCCCGGATTCCTTCTCTTCATACCCGGgg TTTACCATGTGACTTACATCAGCTGTGCTGTTCACGGGAGGCGGGGCTTCAAATTCTTCTACCTGCCTTACTTTGAAAAATGA
- the aip gene encoding AH receptor-interacting protein isoform X2 encodes MEEVASQLNEEGIQKKLTSPGRGELSTFPDGTKVVFHYRTSLCDGTVLDDSRKMGGQSKPMELILGKKFKLAVWERVVITMRKGEVADFTCSTQHTALYHLVSQSLRNISAGKDPLEGQRHCCGIAQIHSHHSLGYQDLDALQASPQPLVFTIELLEVLPPGSFMLDVWAMSDKEKLDAVPQIHEEGNSLFKEGRIKEASEKYYNSIACLKNLQMKEQPGEEVWIKLDIMITPLLLNYCQCQMVQGQYYEVIEHCTSLISKYEGALQAGQSPLGRVERGGGPG; translated from the exons atggaggaggtggcAAGCCAGCTAAACGAAGAAGGGATACAAAAGAAACTCACCAGTCCTGGAAGAGGGGAGCTATCAACATTTCCCGATGGAACTAAG GTGGTGTTTCACTACCGCACCAGCCTGTGCGATGGCACGGTCCTGGACGACTCCAGGAAGATGGGAGGGCAGAGCAAACCCATGGAGTTAATCCTGGGCAAGAAGTTTAAACTGGCTGTGTGGGAGAGGGTCGTCATCACCATGAGGAAAGGGGAGGTCGCTGACTTCACCTGCAGCACCCAG CACACTGCACTGTACCACCTGGTGTCCCAGTCTCTGAGGAACATCAGTGCGGGGAAGGACCCCCTGGAAGGCCAGAGGCACTGCTGTGGCATCGCCCAGATCCACTCGCACCACTCCCTGGGTTACCAGGACCTCGACGCCCTGCAGGCCAGCCCCCAGCCCCTCGTCTTCACCATAGAGCTGCTGGAG GTGCTTCCTCCGGGGTCCTTCATGCTGGACGTGTGGGCCATGTCGGACAAGGAGAAGCTGGACGCGGTTCCACAGATCCACGAGGAGGGGAACTCCCTGTTCAAGGAGGGCCGCATAAAGGAGGCCTCGGAGAAGTACTATAACAGCATCGCCTGCCTTAAAAACCTACAGATGAAG GAGCAGCCGGGAGAGGAGGTGTGGATCAAGCTGGACATAATGATCACGCCCCTCCTCCTCAACTACTGCCAGTGTCAGATGGTCCAGGGGCAGTACTACGAGGTCATCGAGCACTGCACATCCCTGATCTCCAAATACGAAG GCGCTCTACAAGCGGGGCAAAGCCCACTCGGCCGTGTGGAACGAGGTGGAGGCCCGGGCTGA
- the aip gene encoding AH receptor-interacting protein isoform X1 produces the protein MEEVASQLNEEGIQKKLTSPGRGELSTFPDGTKVVFHYRTSLCDGTVLDDSRKMGGQSKPMELILGKKFKLAVWERVVITMRKGEVADFTCSTQHTALYHLVSQSLRNISAGKDPLEGQRHCCGIAQIHSHHSLGYQDLDALQASPQPLVFTIELLEVLPPGSFMLDVWAMSDKEKLDAVPQIHEEGNSLFKEGRIKEASEKYYNSIACLKNLQMKEQPGEEVWIKLDIMITPLLLNYCQCQMVQGQYYEVIEHCTSLISKYEDNVKALYKRGKAHSAVWNEVEARADFAKVLELDPTLGPSVAKELRALEGKMRAKGREEKDRYKDLFGGNTQTASTSPA, from the exons atggaggaggtggcAAGCCAGCTAAACGAAGAAGGGATACAAAAGAAACTCACCAGTCCTGGAAGAGGGGAGCTATCAACATTTCCCGATGGAACTAAG GTGGTGTTTCACTACCGCACCAGCCTGTGCGATGGCACGGTCCTGGACGACTCCAGGAAGATGGGAGGGCAGAGCAAACCCATGGAGTTAATCCTGGGCAAGAAGTTTAAACTGGCTGTGTGGGAGAGGGTCGTCATCACCATGAGGAAAGGGGAGGTCGCTGACTTCACCTGCAGCACCCAG CACACTGCACTGTACCACCTGGTGTCCCAGTCTCTGAGGAACATCAGTGCGGGGAAGGACCCCCTGGAAGGCCAGAGGCACTGCTGTGGCATCGCCCAGATCCACTCGCACCACTCCCTGGGTTACCAGGACCTCGACGCCCTGCAGGCCAGCCCCCAGCCCCTCGTCTTCACCATAGAGCTGCTGGAG GTGCTTCCTCCGGGGTCCTTCATGCTGGACGTGTGGGCCATGTCGGACAAGGAGAAGCTGGACGCGGTTCCACAGATCCACGAGGAGGGGAACTCCCTGTTCAAGGAGGGCCGCATAAAGGAGGCCTCGGAGAAGTACTATAACAGCATCGCCTGCCTTAAAAACCTACAGATGAAG GAGCAGCCGGGAGAGGAGGTGTGGATCAAGCTGGACATAATGATCACGCCCCTCCTCCTCAACTACTGCCAGTGTCAGATGGTCCAGGGGCAGTACTACGAGGTCATCGAGCACTGCACATCCCTGATCTCCAAATACGAAG aCAATGTGAAGGCGCTCTACAAGCGGGGCAAAGCCCACTCGGCCGTGTGGAACGAGGTGGAGGCCCGGGCTGACTTTGCCAAAGTGCTGGAGCTGGACCCCACGCTGGGCCCATCGGTGGCCAAGGAGCTCCGGGCCCTGGAGGGCAAGATGCGTGccaaggggagggaggagaaggaccgATACAAAGACCTCTTCGGCGGGAACACCCAGACCGCCAGCACCTCCCCC GCTTGA